Proteins co-encoded in one Capnocytophaga ochracea DSM 7271 genomic window:
- a CDS encoding acyl-CoA dehydrogenase family protein, producing MNFNYSETQRMVADAAKEFAEKYIRPHVMEWDESQEFPVEVFRKAGELGFMGVLVPEAYGGSGLDYHDYIAIVEEISKVDPSIGLSIAAHNSLCTNHILSFGSEQQKQRWLPKLASGEWIGAWGITEHNTGSDSGGMATTAVKDGDEWILNGTKNFITHGKTGQIAVVIARTGEKGNKHAITAFVVERGTKGFSSGKKENKLGMRASETAEMIFQDCRIPDANRLGEVGDGFIQAMKILDGGRISIGALSLGIAKGAYEASLKYAKERMQFGKRLIDLQAVGFKLADMATEIEASELLLHKSAFQKNNGQRVTLSGAMAKMYASEVCVRVATEAIQIHGGYGYTKDFPVEKFFRDSKLCTIGEGTTEIQKLVISRQIDKNS from the coding sequence ATGAATTTTAACTATTCTGAAACACAACGAATGGTAGCCGATGCGGCTAAAGAGTTTGCCGAAAAATATATCCGTCCACACGTGATGGAATGGGACGAAAGTCAGGAATTTCCTGTGGAGGTATTCCGCAAAGCAGGCGAACTTGGCTTTATGGGCGTTTTAGTACCCGAAGCCTATGGTGGCTCAGGTCTCGACTACCACGATTATATCGCGATTGTGGAAGAAATCTCAAAAGTCGACCCTTCTATAGGGCTCTCAATAGCAGCTCACAACTCTCTTTGTACAAATCATATCCTTAGCTTTGGTAGCGAACAGCAAAAACAACGCTGGTTGCCCAAATTGGCTTCAGGTGAATGGATAGGTGCTTGGGGCATTACCGAACACAATACCGGTTCTGATTCCGGAGGTATGGCTACTACGGCTGTAAAAGACGGCGACGAGTGGATACTGAACGGTACTAAAAACTTTATTACTCACGGCAAAACAGGACAGATAGCCGTAGTCATTGCTCGTACCGGCGAGAAGGGTAACAAACACGCCATTACAGCCTTTGTAGTCGAACGTGGTACGAAGGGTTTTAGCAGTGGTAAAAAAGAAAACAAACTCGGTATGCGCGCCAGCGAAACCGCCGAAATGATATTTCAAGATTGTCGTATCCCCGATGCCAATCGTTTGGGTGAAGTAGGCGACGGCTTTATTCAAGCAATGAAGATATTAGACGGCGGACGTATTTCTATCGGTGCTCTTTCTTTGGGTATTGCCAAAGGCGCTTACGAAGCCTCCCTCAAATACGCCAAAGAACGTATGCAGTTCGGTAAACGCCTCATCGACCTACAAGCCGTTGGTTTCAAACTCGCCGATATGGCTACCGAAATAGAAGCTTCCGAACTGCTCTTGCATAAGTCGGCTTTCCAAAAGAACAACGGTCAGCGCGTAACTCTATCGGGGGCAATGGCAAAGATGTACGCCTCCGAAGTGTGTGTGCGTGTAGCTACCGAAGCCATTCAAATTCACGGCGGTTATGGTTATACGAAAGATTTTCCGGTCGAAAAATTCTTCCGTGACTCCAAATTGTGTACCATAGGCGAGGGAACAACCGAAATACAGAAATTAGTCATCAGTCGACAAATAGATAAGAACTCATAA
- the tsf gene encoding translation elongation factor Ts produces the protein MANITAADVNKLRQATGAGMMDCKAALIEAEGDFDKAIEVLRKKGQKVAAKRADRDSKEGAAIAQVNANHTVGAIISLNCETDFVAKNADFVALAKDLADLALTVNSKDELLALNYKGITVAEKLLEQTGVIGEKIELGAFEKVEAPFVGSYIHHGNKIAAIVGLSAAIADATEVGKNLAMQIAAMGAETLSYKDFSPEYIAKETEARIAIIEKENEELHRLGKPLKHVPQYVSQAQLTPEVLAKAEADAKAELKAEGKPEQIWDKILPGKMQRFISDNTTLDQEKALLDQVYIYDESKKVSDFVKSKNVEITAFKRVAL, from the coding sequence ATGGCAAATATTACCGCCGCAGACGTAAATAAACTCCGCCAAGCTACCGGCGCAGGTATGATGGACTGTAAAGCTGCCCTCATCGAAGCCGAAGGCGATTTCGATAAAGCAATTGAAGTATTGCGCAAAAAAGGTCAGAAAGTAGCTGCTAAACGCGCTGACCGCGATTCTAAAGAAGGGGCTGCTATCGCTCAAGTAAATGCTAACCACACTGTAGGTGCTATCATCTCTCTCAACTGTGAGACCGACTTCGTAGCTAAAAACGCCGATTTCGTAGCCCTTGCTAAAGATTTAGCTGATCTCGCTCTTACTGTAAATAGCAAAGACGAACTTCTTGCCCTTAACTACAAAGGCATTACCGTAGCCGAAAAACTCCTCGAACAAACAGGCGTTATCGGTGAGAAAATAGAACTCGGTGCTTTCGAAAAAGTAGAAGCTCCTTTCGTAGGTTCTTATATTCACCACGGCAACAAAATCGCTGCAATCGTAGGCTTATCAGCTGCAATCGCTGATGCTACCGAAGTAGGTAAAAACTTGGCAATGCAAATCGCTGCTATGGGTGCTGAAACTCTTTCTTACAAAGATTTCTCTCCTGAGTACATCGCTAAAGAAACTGAAGCACGCATCGCTATTATCGAAAAAGAAAACGAAGAGCTACACCGCTTGGGCAAACCGCTCAAACACGTACCTCAATACGTTTCACAAGCGCAACTCACTCCCGAAGTATTAGCTAAAGCTGAAGCCGATGCTAAAGCTGAATTGAAAGCTGAAGGTAAACCAGAACAAATTTGGGATAAAATCCTTCCTGGTAAGATGCAACGCTTCATCTCCGATAACACTACCCTCGACCAAGAGAAAGCTCTCCTCGACCAAGTGTACATCTACGATGAAAGTAAAAAAGTATCCGATTTTGTAAAATCTAAAAATGTAGAGATTACAGCTTTCAAACGCGTAGCCTTGTAA
- a CDS encoding helix-hairpin-helix domain-containing protein produces the protein MNRQQTRGVLFLLLLIIALQFAFRNLSFNRTFAPTETTVLQREMDSLRTLVSLPKKDTIYPFNPNFITDYKGFKLGLSPEQIDRLQAFRAQNKYVNSAEEFQQVTGVPDSLLHKIAPSFKFPEWVKNRRTSSYVYEKYPQKHFPKQDINTATAEELMKIYGIGEGFSNRILKYRNKLHGFTYINQVAEVYGLEKEVYERVAERFEVQTTPVIEKKDINTLNMYELSKIPYVKYGEGKKIVGLRSELGTLKSFDDLLQIEGFDKQRIARLQLYLYIEQ, from the coding sequence ATGAACCGCCAACAAACCCGAGGTGTCCTTTTTTTGCTATTGCTCATCATAGCACTACAATTCGCCTTTCGTAATCTCAGCTTTAACCGCACTTTCGCCCCTACTGAAACTACTGTACTTCAACGGGAGATGGACTCGTTAAGAACTCTTGTTTCCTTGCCTAAAAAAGATACCATTTACCCCTTCAATCCCAATTTTATTACAGACTACAAAGGCTTCAAACTCGGACTCTCTCCAGAGCAAATCGACCGCTTGCAAGCTTTTCGCGCACAGAATAAGTATGTCAATTCTGCCGAAGAGTTCCAACAAGTAACCGGTGTGCCTGACAGTCTTCTACACAAAATAGCCCCTTCTTTTAAGTTCCCCGAATGGGTGAAAAACCGCAGAACTTCTTCTTATGTCTATGAAAAATACCCTCAAAAACACTTTCCCAAACAAGATATCAACACCGCAACTGCCGAAGAACTGATGAAAATCTACGGTATAGGCGAAGGCTTTTCTAATCGCATCTTGAAATACCGCAACAAATTGCACGGCTTTACCTATATCAACCAAGTGGCAGAAGTCTACGGACTCGAAAAGGAAGTGTACGAACGAGTAGCCGAGCGCTTTGAGGTACAAACAACACCCGTGATTGAGAAGAAGGACATCAATACTCTCAATATGTACGAACTCAGCAAAATTCCTTATGTGAAATACGGAGAAGGCAAAAAGATAGTAGGCTTGCGTTCTGAGCTCGGTACCCTCAAATCCTTCGACGACCTTTTGCAAATAGAGGGTTTTGATAAACAACGTATCGCCCGATTGCAGTTGTATCTCTATATCGAACAGTAG
- a CDS encoding RrF2 family transcriptional regulator produces MLSNSSKYAINAVIYLAIHSSASHRIAPKDVAEALHIPTPFLAKILQTLARKKVISSNKGPGGGFWLSDEEKQAPLMTVVEQIGEADKFIACAMGFKECSSEKPCPLHASVQPFRDNFMRELSENSIASFAQKIADKTAFLSPTE; encoded by the coding sequence ATGTTATCCAATTCCAGCAAGTATGCCATCAATGCAGTAATATACCTTGCCATACACTCGTCGGCAAGCCATAGAATAGCGCCCAAAGACGTGGCAGAAGCGCTACATATTCCTACGCCCTTTTTGGCAAAAATATTGCAAACTTTAGCCCGCAAAAAGGTAATTAGCTCCAACAAAGGACCTGGAGGAGGCTTTTGGCTCTCCGATGAGGAAAAACAAGCTCCTTTAATGACCGTTGTAGAGCAAATAGGTGAAGCCGATAAGTTTATCGCTTGTGCGATGGGCTTCAAAGAGTGTTCATCAGAGAAACCCTGTCCGTTACACGCTTCCGTACAGCCTTTCAGAGATAATTTTATGCGAGAACTTAGCGAGAACTCCATAGCCTCCTTTGCTCAAAAAATTGCTGATAAAACTGCTTTCTTATCACCTACGGAGTAA
- the rlmB gene encoding 23S rRNA (guanosine(2251)-2'-O)-methyltransferase RlmB yields MQQESQIYGIRALIEALKAGKTIDKVFLQKGLQGVLFRELMPLLQEAQVPVQYVPVEKLNRLTKKNHQGVVANLSPVDYHNFEDLVISVTESGATPLFLVLDHLSDVRNFGAIIRTAECTGVSGIIIPKRGSVSITADTVKTSAGAVFRVPICKVENLVDAVYYLQGSGIRVVAATEKTSQLLYTEDFTVPTAIVMGAEDVGVSPAVLKVVDSKAKLPMVGDISSLNVSVACAVFLYEALKQRL; encoded by the coding sequence ATGCAACAAGAATCCCAAATATACGGCATTCGTGCCCTGATAGAAGCTCTCAAAGCAGGTAAAACCATCGATAAAGTCTTTTTGCAAAAAGGCTTACAAGGTGTTTTGTTTAGAGAGCTAATGCCCTTATTGCAAGAAGCCCAAGTGCCCGTACAATATGTGCCCGTTGAGAAACTGAACCGCCTTACCAAGAAAAACCACCAAGGGGTAGTCGCTAACCTCTCCCCCGTAGATTATCACAATTTTGAGGATTTGGTAATCTCAGTTACCGAAAGCGGAGCCACACCGCTTTTCCTCGTGTTAGACCACCTTTCTGATGTGCGCAACTTTGGTGCGATTATCCGCACAGCAGAGTGTACAGGTGTTTCGGGGATTATCATTCCTAAGCGTGGCAGTGTGAGTATCACCGCCGATACTGTCAAAACCTCGGCTGGAGCTGTGTTTCGCGTGCCTATCTGCAAGGTCGAAAACCTTGTAGATGCGGTCTACTACCTGCAAGGCAGTGGCATTAGGGTAGTGGCAGCGACCGAAAAGACTAGTCAATTGCTATACACCGAAGACTTTACGGTACCTACCGCTATTGTTATGGGGGCGGAAGACGTCGGGGTATCGCCAGCAGTACTCAAAGTAGTAGATAGCAAAGCCAAATTGCCAATGGTAGGCGATATTAGCTCACTAAATGTTTCGGTAGCTTGTGCTGTTTTCTTGTACGAAGCTCTCAAACAACGACTCTAA
- the gdhA gene encoding NADP-specific glutamate dehydrogenase, protein MDVKKIMTSLEAKHPGEKEYLQAVHEVLESVQEVYNQHPEFAKAKIIERIVEPDRIHTFRVDWVDDKGEVQSNLGYRVQFNAAIGPYKGGIRFHKAVNPSMLKFLGFEQTFKNALTTLPMGGAKGGSDFDPTGKSDAEIMRFCQAFMLELWKYIGPDTDVPAGDVGVGGREIGYMYGMYKKLAHEYNTGVLTGKGINWGGSLIRPEATGYGALYFVDHMLKKLGRDIKGQRVVVSGFGNVAWGASQKATQLGAKVIGLSGPDGCVEVPNGMTHEMINYLLELRASNRNIVAPFAEKFAKESKFTAGKKAWTIPCDIALPCAFQNELDGNDAQMLIKNGVKLVAEVSNMGCTPEAIKVFQDAKLPFAPGKAVNAGGVATSGLEMTQNAAHLAWRAEEVDAKLHQIMESIHNACLKYGQEDGYINYVKGANIAGFMKVAHAMLDQGVV, encoded by the coding sequence ATGGACGTAAAAAAAATAATGACCTCCTTAGAGGCAAAACATCCAGGAGAAAAAGAGTACTTGCAAGCAGTACACGAAGTGCTTGAATCAGTACAAGAGGTGTACAACCAGCACCCCGAATTTGCCAAAGCTAAAATTATAGAGCGCATCGTAGAGCCCGACCGCATTCATACCTTCCGCGTGGATTGGGTTGACGATAAAGGTGAAGTGCAAAGCAACCTCGGTTACCGCGTGCAGTTCAACGCTGCCATAGGTCCTTATAAAGGTGGTATCCGCTTCCACAAAGCTGTAAACCCTTCAATGCTTAAATTCCTCGGTTTTGAACAAACTTTCAAAAACGCCCTTACTACCCTACCTATGGGAGGCGCTAAAGGGGGTTCTGATTTCGACCCTACCGGTAAATCCGATGCTGAAATTATGCGTTTCTGCCAAGCATTTATGCTCGAACTTTGGAAATACATAGGTCCTGATACCGACGTGCCTGCTGGCGACGTGGGTGTAGGCGGACGCGAAATAGGCTATATGTACGGTATGTACAAGAAATTAGCCCACGAGTATAACACTGGGGTACTCACCGGTAAAGGTATCAACTGGGGAGGTTCGCTCATTCGTCCTGAAGCTACAGGTTATGGCGCGCTCTACTTCGTAGACCATATGCTTAAAAAACTCGGCAGAGACATCAAAGGACAACGCGTAGTAGTATCAGGTTTTGGTAACGTAGCGTGGGGCGCCTCACAAAAAGCAACCCAGTTGGGCGCCAAAGTTATCGGACTTTCAGGTCCCGATGGCTGTGTAGAAGTACCTAATGGTATGACTCACGAAATGATTAACTACCTATTGGAGCTTCGTGCTTCTAACCGCAATATTGTAGCTCCTTTTGCCGAAAAATTTGCTAAAGAAAGTAAGTTTACCGCAGGTAAAAAAGCGTGGACTATCCCTTGTGATATTGCCTTACCTTGTGCATTCCAAAACGAATTAGACGGCAATGATGCTCAAATGCTTATCAAAAATGGTGTAAAACTCGTTGCCGAAGTATCGAATATGGGTTGTACTCCTGAGGCAATCAAAGTGTTCCAAGATGCTAAATTGCCTTTCGCCCCAGGTAAAGCAGTGAATGCAGGAGGAGTAGCTACTTCGGGTCTTGAAATGACTCAAAATGCAGCGCACCTCGCGTGGAGAGCTGAAGAAGTTGATGCTAAGTTACACCAAATTATGGAGTCCATCCACAACGCTTGCCTCAAATATGGTCAGGAAGATGGTTATATTAACTACGTGAAAGGGGCTAACATCGCAGGATTTATGAAAGTAGCTCACGCGATGCTCGATCAAGGCGTGGTTTAA
- a CDS encoding type II toxin-antitoxin system HigB family toxin, whose protein sequence is MRIIAKKAIIDFYTLHSGAKIPLEDWYKKAISAEWSCFADIKNDFNSVDAVGNGRFVFNIKGNHFRLVVLILFVPKIVYIRFIGTHKEYDKIEKINKV, encoded by the coding sequence ATGAGAATCATCGCTAAGAAAGCTATAATTGATTTTTATACATTGCATTCTGGGGCAAAAATCCCTTTAGAAGACTGGTATAAAAAAGCTATCTCCGCAGAATGGTCTTGTTTTGCAGATATTAAAAACGACTTTAACAGTGTAGATGCTGTAGGAAATGGCAGATTTGTTTTCAATATCAAAGGAAACCACTTTAGATTGGTTGTTCTTATTCTTTTTGTCCCCAAAATAGTATATATCCGTTTTATAGGCACTCATAAAGAATATGATAAAATCGAAAAAATAAATAAAGTATAA
- a CDS encoding SemiSWEET family transporter, whose product MENGKLFNILGWVAMAASISMYVSYIPQISDNLAGHKGNPIQPLVAAINCSLWVIYGFFKKPKRDYPILLANLPGIVFGLFAFATAL is encoded by the coding sequence ATGGAGAACGGAAAACTCTTTAACATTTTAGGTTGGGTAGCAATGGCTGCCTCTATTAGTATGTATGTGTCATACATACCACAAATCAGTGATAACCTTGCAGGACACAAGGGGAATCCTATACAGCCTTTGGTAGCAGCAATTAACTGCTCGTTATGGGTGATATATGGCTTTTTCAAAAAACCCAAAAGAGACTATCCTATATTATTAGCGAACTTACCAGGTATTGTCTTTGGTCTATTTGCCTTTGCAACTGCTTTGTAA
- the rpsI gene encoding 30S ribosomal protein S9: MEVIHTIGRRKTAVARIYLKAGNGTITVNKRELNNYFTTPTLQYKVKQALSLVGAEDAYDVKVNVYGGGITGQAEAVRLAIARALCELDAENRAVLKPEGLLTRDPRMVERKKFGQKKARKRFQFSKR; encoded by the coding sequence ATGGAAGTAATTCACACCATTGGTAGACGAAAAACCGCCGTAGCGCGTATCTACCTTAAAGCAGGTAACGGTACTATCACCGTAAACAAACGCGAACTCAACAATTATTTCACTACCCCTACACTACAATACAAAGTAAAACAAGCCCTCAGCCTTGTAGGTGCTGAAGATGCTTACGATGTAAAAGTAAACGTGTATGGTGGTGGTATCACAGGTCAAGCCGAAGCCGTTCGTTTGGCTATCGCTCGCGCACTTTGCGAACTCGACGCTGAAAACCGCGCCGTATTGAAACCCGAAGGGCTTTTAACACGCGACCCTCGTATGGTTGAACGCAAGAAATTCGGTCAGAAAAAAGCCCGTAAGAGATTCCAATTCTCTAAACGTTAA
- the rplM gene encoding 50S ribosomal protein L13: protein MDTLSYKTISANKATVNKKWVLVDADGQTLGRLASKVAKLLRGKYKPEFTPHVDCGDNVIVINAEKINLTGNKWEDKSYLRHTGYPGGQRFTGVKQLLDKHPERIIEKAVKGMLPKTRLGAAVLRNLKVYAGTEHKQEAQQPVTINLNDLK, encoded by the coding sequence GTGGACACATTAAGCTACAAAACCATCTCTGCCAATAAAGCCACTGTAAATAAAAAGTGGGTCTTGGTAGATGCTGATGGACAGACTTTGGGTCGCCTTGCCTCTAAAGTAGCCAAGCTACTTCGCGGTAAGTACAAACCCGAATTTACCCCTCACGTTGATTGTGGTGATAACGTAATCGTTATCAACGCCGAGAAAATCAACCTTACAGGGAACAAATGGGAAGATAAATCTTATCTTCGCCACACTGGTTACCCAGGAGGACAACGCTTCACAGGAGTAAAACAACTCCTCGACAAACACCCAGAACGTATCATCGAAAAAGCTGTAAAAGGTATGTTGCCAAAAACAAGATTGGGTGCAGCAGTTTTACGTAATTTAAAAGTGTATGCAGGTACCGAGCACAAACAAGAAGCTCAACAACCTGTTACCATTAACTTAAACGATTTGAAATAA
- the serS gene encoding serine--tRNA ligase encodes MLQLNTIREEKDRVLTGLKKRNFKELSLIDDIIALDEKRRSTQLSLDETLAKSNNLSKEIGNLFKAGETDKANTLKEQTATLKEDIKTLTDTLNTTVEELNDLLYRVPNIPNELVPEGTSEADNVVVFEAGTIPDLGKDALPHWELAKKYDLIDFELGVKLTGAGFPVYKGKGAKLQRALITYFLDKNTEAGYNEYQVPHVVNEASGYGTGQLPDKEGQMYHIGVDNLYLIPTAEVPVTNIFRDTLLNESDLPICCTAYTPCFRREAGSYGAHVRGLNRLHQFDKVEIVRIEHPDRSYKALEGMIEHVKGILNELKLPYHILRLCGGDLGFTSAITYDFEVYSTAQEKWLEISSVSNFETFQANRLKLRFKDADGKNRLAHTLNGSSLALPRVLAGILENYQTPNGIVVPEVLRKYTGFDIIN; translated from the coding sequence ATGTTACAACTAAACACTATTAGAGAAGAAAAAGACCGCGTGCTCACCGGTCTTAAAAAGCGCAACTTTAAAGAGTTGTCTCTCATAGACGATATTATCGCCTTAGACGAAAAACGCCGTAGCACTCAGCTTTCCCTCGATGAAACACTGGCGAAATCCAATAACCTTTCTAAGGAAATAGGCAACCTCTTCAAAGCAGGCGAAACCGATAAAGCTAATACCCTTAAAGAGCAAACCGCTACCCTTAAAGAAGATATCAAAACCCTTACCGATACCCTCAACACTACCGTAGAGGAGCTTAACGATTTGCTCTACCGCGTGCCTAATATCCCTAATGAGTTGGTGCCCGAAGGTACTTCCGAAGCCGACAATGTAGTAGTATTCGAGGCAGGCACTATTCCTGATTTAGGTAAAGACGCTCTTCCTCACTGGGAACTCGCCAAGAAGTACGACCTCATCGATTTCGAGTTAGGCGTAAAGCTCACTGGTGCAGGCTTTCCTGTGTACAAAGGCAAAGGAGCAAAACTGCAACGCGCTCTCATTACCTACTTCCTCGACAAGAACACCGAAGCAGGCTATAACGAATACCAAGTGCCTCACGTAGTAAACGAAGCCTCAGGCTATGGCACCGGTCAGTTACCTGATAAAGAAGGACAGATGTACCACATAGGGGTAGATAACCTCTACCTTATCCCTACCGCTGAGGTGCCTGTGACTAATATTTTCCGCGATACCTTGCTCAACGAAAGCGATTTGCCTATCTGCTGTACCGCCTATACACCTTGCTTCCGTCGCGAAGCCGGTAGCTATGGCGCTCACGTACGCGGACTCAACCGCTTGCATCAGTTCGACAAGGTGGAGATTGTACGCATTGAACACCCCGACCGCTCTTATAAAGCACTCGAAGGAATGATAGAACACGTAAAAGGCATTCTCAATGAGTTGAAACTACCTTACCATATCTTGCGCCTTTGTGGTGGCGATTTAGGCTTTACTTCAGCAATTACTTACGATTTCGAGGTATATTCCACCGCTCAAGAAAAGTGGTTAGAGATAAGCTCAGTGTCTAACTTCGAAACCTTCCAAGCCAACCGTCTTAAATTGCGTTTCAAGGACGCCGACGGTAAAAACCGCTTAGCACATACCCTCAACGGTAGTTCACTTGCCCTCCCGCGCGTATTAGCCGGTATTTTAGAAAACTATCAAACCCCCAATGGTATTGTAGTACCCGAAGTCCTCAGAAAATACACAGGCTTCGATATTATTAATTAG
- the rpsB gene encoding 30S ribosomal protein S2, with the protein MANNIEIKDLLDAGVHFGHLTRKWNPNMAPYIYMERNGIHVINLYKTAAKIEEAAEALKKIVASGKKVLFVATKKQAKDVVAEKATSVKMPYITERWPGGMLTNFVTIRKAVKKMSSIDKMKKDGTFDTLSKREKLHVERMREKLEKNLGSIADMSRLPGALFVVDTLREHIAVREAQKLNIPIFAMVDTNSDPREVDFAIPANDDASKAIEKVLSYITEAVNEGLSGRTADANKEAEAAE; encoded by the coding sequence ATGGCAAATAACATAGAAATTAAAGATTTATTAGATGCAGGCGTACATTTCGGTCACCTTACCCGCAAATGGAATCCTAATATGGCTCCCTACATCTATATGGAACGCAACGGTATCCACGTAATCAACTTGTACAAAACCGCTGCTAAAATTGAAGAGGCTGCTGAAGCCCTCAAAAAAATCGTAGCCTCTGGCAAAAAAGTGCTTTTTGTGGCTACTAAAAAACAAGCAAAAGACGTAGTTGCCGAAAAAGCAACTTCAGTAAAAATGCCTTACATCACCGAGCGTTGGCCTGGTGGTATGCTTACTAACTTTGTAACTATCCGTAAGGCAGTAAAGAAAATGTCGTCTATCGATAAAATGAAAAAAGACGGTACTTTCGATACCCTTTCAAAACGTGAAAAACTACACGTAGAACGTATGCGCGAAAAACTCGAAAAGAACTTAGGGTCTATCGCCGATATGTCTCGCCTCCCTGGTGCTCTATTTGTAGTCGATACACTCCGTGAACACATCGCTGTAAGAGAAGCGCAAAAATTAAACATTCCTATTTTCGCAATGGTAGATACAAACTCCGACCCTCGTGAGGTGGATTTTGCTATCCCTGCTAACGACGACGCTTCTAAAGCTATCGAAAAAGTACTTTCTTACATCACCGAAGCTGTAAACGAAGGTCTTTCAGGTAGAACAGCCGACGCTAACAAAGAAGCTGAAGCAGCTGAATAA
- a CDS encoding Acg family FMN-binding oxidoreductase, which translates to MNLKMFSITLLMTLTALKSNGQNPDLLTLVTAATQAPSGHNSQPWFFTVENNRIIITPDFTKALPAVDGKHRELFMSLGCALENLCLKATELHYHTQVQLTSEGVITVLLQKREDVTPSSLAAVIPKRQTNRSVYDGKRIDASLLESLVSKAMDDTGVKLYTFANGSPLFATLTEAVMQGNAVQMADPAFKNELLSWIRFNKKHSESTHDGLSYAVLGAPNLPRWVTEPIVKASLKADKQNKTDLKKIQSSSDIVLITSEKDDIRTWINTGRLLERFLLVLTEAGIANAYLNQPCEVPELRAQLQADLPIAKAYPQILLRIGYAKPVAYSKRKDIKEVSKFKNE; encoded by the coding sequence ATGAACTTAAAAATGTTTAGTATCACACTTCTTATGACGTTGACTGCCTTAAAGTCCAACGGTCAAAATCCTGACCTCCTCACATTGGTCACTGCGGCTACACAAGCCCCTTCAGGTCACAATTCTCAACCTTGGTTCTTCACTGTTGAGAACAACCGCATCATTATTACGCCCGATTTTACCAAAGCGCTTCCTGCCGTAGACGGCAAACACCGCGAATTGTTTATGAGCTTGGGCTGTGCTCTGGAAAACCTCTGCCTAAAAGCTACCGAATTGCACTATCACACTCAGGTGCAACTCACCAGCGAAGGCGTCATCACCGTGCTTTTGCAAAAACGAGAAGATGTAACACCCAGTTCCTTAGCAGCTGTCATTCCTAAACGCCAAACCAACCGCTCGGTATACGACGGCAAGCGCATCGACGCTTCTTTACTCGAAAGTTTAGTAAGCAAAGCTATGGACGATACAGGCGTAAAGCTCTACACTTTCGCCAATGGTTCTCCGCTTTTTGCAACACTCACCGAAGCAGTAATGCAAGGCAATGCCGTGCAAATGGCTGACCCCGCTTTCAAAAACGAACTTCTCTCGTGGATACGCTTCAACAAAAAGCATTCTGAAAGCACTCACGACGGACTCAGTTACGCAGTGCTCGGCGCTCCTAATCTCCCTCGTTGGGTAACCGAGCCCATTGTAAAGGCATCACTAAAAGCCGATAAGCAAAACAAAACCGACTTGAAGAAGATACAATCTTCCTCCGATATAGTGCTTATCACTTCTGAGAAAGACGATATCCGCACTTGGATAAACACAGGTCGTTTATTAGAACGCTTTTTGCTCGTCCTCACCGAAGCAGGCATCGCCAATGCTTACCTCAATCAACCGTGTGAAGTGCCCGAACTCCGTGCGCAACTCCAAGCCGATTTACCCATTGCAAAAGCCTATCCACAAATCCTCTTGCGCATCGGCTATGCGAAGCCCGTAGCTTATTCCAAGAGAAAAGATATCAAAGAAGTTAGTAAATTTAAAAATGAGTAA
- a CDS encoding XRE family transcriptional regulator, whose translation MIKNELQYNAIMKRIDELLQVVNDDTHENDPDYIELMILTDLVEAYEEIHYPIGNIHKTAFIPKSEKVEESYDNLTI comes from the coding sequence ATGATAAAAAATGAACTACAATACAACGCTATAATGAAACGTATCGACGAGCTCTTGCAGGTTGTAAATGATGATACTCACGAAAATGACCCCGATTACATAGAGTTGATGATTCTCACTGACCTTGTTGAAGCCTATGAGGAAATACATTACCCTATAGGAAATATACACAAAACTGCTTTTATTCCTAAATCTGAAAAAGTAGAAGAAAGTTATGATAATCTAACAATCTAA